A genomic stretch from Terriglobia bacterium includes:
- a CDS encoding fibronectin type III domain-containing protein gives MAGANAQTTSTNLFGTGLTAPTGAQVLSGTAINPTTGNSVRHVWVTDAALGLCRIDPDIDTPGAHSINLATCLVSQVRPSILTFDPENSLLYTADTGKLGLVSLHYLSAGDNGQGSIDQLGITAVAVNCGIFGNQPDSLALGPDAAMYIGFRKNGNIVRVPAPDRQTVPCSDVQSVANIPSNKRNLALGWMGHTLFGVDTISAYEIPDADQCKIANNGCTGTSVLPVTAGASLMISDQQGTSLNGNNLFFSDGTTVTQIANVAIGLSNAQTTTNYGGADFSFISALALDTVDPANPILFVADDPSNGVTPGNGRLFQVVLTPGPVAPSTPINVKATASDGQATVSWTELSGGGAVTSYTVHNSFASNGITVPDVIVAPPAGSTVPPTSALITGLINGVTYQFEVSAANDIGVSPFSLPSNSVTPHAITVPGAPTAVTANAGNAQAGVSWTAPADDGGSPITSYTVTALVGGIATGTPVTVAAPATSAVVAGLTNGTTYTFIVHATNGIGSGPDSALSNGVTPSVSAGLPDLSLAITGATSVPTGSNVIYTLAVTNTGAGPAPAVVLSNTLPISGATFVSVSTSQGVCTAGGTLINCNLGALDVSVVAKVTITLNVTAQITDSASVQAFDATGTALTDPTPANNSASITTVIAAPTTTTDIQVTGSPANGGPSVNTADFINWQVRNNQTTVANNVVFAATLPSGVIYSSVSGSLGVTCTGPAPGTAGGTVSCSLASLAGSQTMQVTLNFTVAAAGSLPFTGSATFDGTDTNPANNSAAVVINAK, from the coding sequence ATGGCTGGTGCTAACGCGCAAACCACAAGCACGAACCTTTTTGGAACCGGCTTAACGGCTCCCACGGGCGCTCAAGTCCTGAGTGGGACGGCGATCAATCCAACGACCGGTAATTCCGTCCGGCACGTCTGGGTAACCGATGCTGCTTTGGGACTGTGCCGCATTGATCCCGATATCGACACGCCTGGTGCTCACTCAATTAACCTGGCTACTTGTCTCGTATCTCAGGTCCGGCCAAGCATCCTGACGTTTGATCCTGAAAACAGCCTTCTGTACACGGCGGATACCGGCAAACTGGGCCTGGTGAGCCTGCATTATCTTTCCGCGGGTGATAACGGACAGGGATCGATTGACCAGCTTGGCATCACTGCCGTAGCAGTGAACTGCGGGATTTTCGGAAATCAGCCGGATAGTCTAGCGCTTGGACCTGATGCCGCCATGTATATCGGCTTCAGGAAGAACGGGAACATTGTCCGCGTACCCGCGCCGGACCGACAGACCGTTCCCTGCAGCGACGTTCAGAGTGTTGCCAACATCCCCAGCAATAAGCGTAACTTGGCTCTCGGATGGATGGGTCACACCTTGTTCGGCGTCGATACGATCTCTGCCTACGAGATCCCGGATGCAGACCAATGCAAAATTGCAAACAATGGCTGCACGGGAACCAGCGTTTTGCCGGTAACCGCCGGCGCTTCGCTAATGATCAGCGATCAACAGGGTACGTCTCTGAACGGAAACAATCTATTTTTCTCTGACGGCACGACCGTGACCCAGATAGCCAATGTGGCGATCGGGCTGAGTAATGCCCAGACCACTACAAACTATGGTGGCGCGGACTTCTCATTCATCAGCGCTCTGGCGCTGGATACTGTTGATCCGGCCAATCCAATCCTGTTCGTGGCGGATGATCCCAGCAATGGAGTCACGCCGGGGAACGGAAGATTGTTCCAGGTTGTGCTCACTCCAGGGCCTGTCGCTCCTTCGACTCCTATTAATGTTAAGGCAACTGCGAGCGATGGGCAGGCTACAGTAAGCTGGACGGAACTCTCAGGCGGAGGCGCTGTTACCAGTTACACGGTGCATAATTCCTTCGCCTCGAATGGAATCACAGTTCCCGACGTTATTGTCGCGCCGCCCGCAGGCAGCACAGTTCCACCCACCAGTGCATTGATTACGGGACTCATCAATGGCGTTACGTATCAATTCGAAGTCAGCGCGGCCAATGATATCGGCGTAAGCCCATTCTCGCTGCCGAGTAATTCGGTAACGCCACACGCCATCACGGTTCCTGGCGCGCCTACTGCGGTAACCGCAAACGCCGGAAACGCGCAAGCCGGCGTTTCCTGGACCGCTCCAGCGGACGATGGTGGATCGCCAATTACGTCTTACACAGTGACCGCTCTGGTTGGAGGAATTGCAACTGGAACACCGGTCACGGTGGCGGCACCGGCAACCAGTGCGGTGGTCGCCGGACTTACGAACGGGACCACCTACACATTTATTGTTCATGCAACCAACGGAATCGGCTCAGGGCCGGATTCGGCGCTCTCCAACGGCGTGACACCTTCAGTTTCGGCAGGACTACCCGATCTTAGTCTCGCCATTACCGGAGCCACTTCTGTCCCGACCGGATCGAATGTCATTTACACGCTCGCGGTCACCAACACCGGAGCCGGACCCGCGCCGGCCGTGGTGCTCAGCAATACGCTTCCCATATCGGGCGCGACCTTCGTATCGGTAAGTACAAGCCAGGGCGTTTGCACAGCAGGCGGCACTCTGATCAACTGCAATCTCGGAGCGCTCGACGTTAGCGTGGTTGCCAAAGTGACCATCACGCTCAACGTCACGGCGCAGATCACCGACTCAGCCAGTGTTCAGGCCTTCGATGCGACTGGCACCGCATTGACTGACCCCACACCGGCCAACAACAGCGCTTCCATTACTACTGTGATCGCTGCCCCAACGACGACAACTGACATCCAGGTTACCGGTTCACCGGCAAACGGTGGACCGAGCGTCAACACTGCCGATTTCATCAACTGGCAGGTCAGGAATAATCAGACTACTGTGGCCAACAACGTAGTGTTCGCCGCAACTCTGCCCAGCGGAGTGATCTACAGCTCGGTCAGCGGAAGCCTGGGAGTTACCTGCACCGGACCGGCGCCGGGAACGGCGGGCGGAACCGTCTCTTGCAGTTTGGCTAGCCTTGCTGGAAGCCAAACAATGCAGGTGACCTTGAACTTCACCGTAGCCGCAGCCGGTTCGCTGCCGTTTACCGGCTCTGCAACATTCGACGGAACAGACACGAACCCTGCCAACAACTCAGCCGCGGTCGTCATCAACGCAAAATAA